A portion of the Deinococcus peraridilitoris DSM 19664 genome contains these proteins:
- a CDS encoding Crp/Fnr family transcriptional regulator, which yields MAHPGTDTDRMQSGFMHDLPPDARAALLASARRVNFDRGGLLYHTEDSAETVYVLQGGRVRLYRIGSGAREVTVAVHQGGELFGTAGLHGESSYGQYAEALESGEALAIGGTTLRELLRAQPALGVALSAQLTRQTRALQERLSSLVFLEVSQRLAGALLTMAELNSAGEGGKKALKGRVSHQDLAYLVGSTRETITKLLGEFKERGLLDLGYRRIVVLDEAGLRDVAEHPIHGL from the coding sequence ATGGCGCACCCTGGCACGGATACTGACCGCATGCAGAGCGGCTTCATGCACGATCTGCCGCCGGACGCGCGCGCTGCCCTGCTGGCCAGTGCGCGCCGCGTCAATTTCGACCGTGGCGGCCTTTTATATCACACAGAAGACTCTGCCGAAACGGTATACGTGCTGCAGGGCGGTCGGGTGCGGCTTTACCGCATCGGTTCGGGTGCCCGCGAGGTAACGGTCGCCGTGCACCAGGGCGGGGAACTCTTCGGAACCGCCGGGCTGCACGGCGAAAGCAGCTACGGCCAGTATGCCGAAGCGCTCGAGAGCGGCGAGGCCCTGGCCATCGGCGGCACCACTTTGCGCGAGCTGCTGCGGGCTCAGCCGGCGTTGGGTGTGGCGCTGAGCGCGCAGCTCACCCGGCAGACCCGGGCGTTGCAAGAACGCCTCTCAAGCCTCGTCTTTCTGGAAGTGTCGCAGCGCCTCGCGGGTGCGCTGCTCACCATGGCAGAGTTGAACAGCGCCGGAGAGGGAGGCAAGAAAGCCCTCAAGGGCCGCGTGTCGCATCAGGATCTGGCCTATCTGGTGGGCTCCACCCGGGAAACCATCACCAAGCTGCTGGGCGAATTCAAGGAACGCGGTCTGCTCGATCTCGGCTACCGCCGCATCGTAGTGCTCGACGAAGCCGGCCTGCGTGACGTGGCCGAGCATCCGATTCACGGCCTATGA